In Acinonyx jubatus isolate Ajub_Pintada_27869175 chromosome A3, VMU_Ajub_asm_v1.0, whole genome shotgun sequence, a genomic segment contains:
- the ADI1 gene encoding acireductone dioxygenase translates to MVQAWYMDESADDPRLPHRGDPCSPVGLEQLRRLGVLYWKLDADKYENDPELEKIRKERNYSWMDIITICKDKLPDYEEKIKMFYKEHLHLDDEIRYILDGSGYFDVRDKEDKWIRIFMEKGDMITLPAGIYHRFTLDEKNYVKAMRLFVGEPVWTAYNRPADHFEVRGQYVEFLAQTE, encoded by the exons ATGGTGCAGGCCTGGTACATGGACGAGTCGGCCGACGACCCGAGGCTGCCCCACCGCGGCGACCCCTGCAGCCCGGTCGGCCTGGAGCAGCTGCGCCGGCTCGGGGTTCTTTACTGGAAG CTTGATGCTGACAAATACGAGAATGATCCAGAGTTAGAAAAGATCCGAAAAGAGAGAAACTATTCCTGGATGGACATAATAACCATATGCAAGGATAAACTACCAGATTATGAAGAAAAG ATCAAGATGTTCTACAAGGAGCACCTGCACCTGGACGACGAGATCCGCTACATCTTGGACGGCAGCGGCTACTTTGATGTGAGGGACAAGGAGGACAAGTGGATCCGCATCTTCATGGAGAAAGGAGACATGATCACCCTTCCCGCTGGGATCTATCACCGCTTCACGCTGGATGAAAAG aACTACGTGAAAGCCATGCGGCTGTTTGTGGGAGAACCGGTGTGGACGGCGTACAACCGGCCGGCCGACCATTTCGAGGTTCGGGGGCAGTACGTGGAATTCTTGGCGCAGACGGAGTAG